The following proteins come from a genomic window of Triticum aestivum cultivar Chinese Spring chromosome 6A, IWGSC CS RefSeq v2.1, whole genome shotgun sequence:
- the LOC123132173 gene encoding protein PHOSPHATE STARVATION RESPONSE 3 isoform X2, with product MSTQSVLPVKDIIAPDSMAHTCNVPQPSAHQMFNAKSEIYSSADGISRVSYADLSDPNSSSSSTFCASMYSASPTNSKLCWQISGLPFLPHPPKCEQQQFSAAQSSISALLFAADHSDGGQGHDEHSHDLKDFLNLSGNASDSSFRGGGSSMDFSEQLEFQLLSEQLGIAITDNEESPRLDDIYGIAPQCSPSLLSPSSDHEDLRSGGSPVKVQLSSSPSSSGATTCSKTRMRWTLELHERFVEALKKLGGLEKATPKGVLKLMKVEGLTIFHVKSHLQNYRHVKYIPEKKEVKRPCSEDNKAKSTSGIDSGKKKSFQMAEALRMQMEVQKQLHEQLEVQRKLQLRIEEHARYLQRILEQQKARKSLVPKPEEKTEASTTSAPSLKCKISDTEIEQNLQMDSRRPELQLDLESEP from the exons ATGAGCACACAGAGTGTACTTCCTGTGAAAGATATCATTGCTCCTGACAGCATGGCTCACACCTGCAATGTTCCACAACCTTCAGCCCATCAAATGTTCAATGCTAAATCTGAAATTTACAGTTCGGCAGATGGTATTTCCCGCGTCTCATATGCTGACCTATCAGACCCGAATTCATCGAGCTCTTCCACATTCTGTGCAAGCATGTACTCGGCGTCACCGACGAACTCCAAATTATGCTGGCAAATCAGCGGTTTGCCTTTCCTGCCTCATCCTCCTAAATGTGAGCAGCAGCAGTTTTCAGCTGCGCAGTCATCGATCTCTGCTCTGTTGTTTGCTGCTGATCACAGCGATGGTGGTCAAGGTCATGATGAACATTCACATGATCTCAAGGACTTCCTTAACCTCTCCGGCAATGCTTCTGACAGTAGCTTCCGTGGAGGAGGCAGTTCCATGGATTTCAGTGAGCAGCTGGAGTTTCAGTTATTGTCTGAACAACTTGGGATTGCCATCACCGACAACGAGGAGAGCCCTCGGTTAGAT GACATATATGGCATAGCGCCGCAATGCTCACCTAGTCTACTATCCCCTTCCTCTGACCATGAGGATCTGCGCAGTGGGGGTTCTCCGGTTAAAGTCCAGTTGAGTTCATCACCTTCTTCATCTGGAGCAACAACATGTAGCAAAACGAGAATGAGATGGACACTTGAGCTCCATGAGCGTTTTGTGGAGGCTCTGAAAAAGCTCGGAGGACTGGAAA AGGCAACTCCCAAGGGTGTGCTGAAGCTTATGAAGGTAGAAGGCTTGACGATCTTTCACGTAAAGAGCCATTTGCAG AACTATCGACATGTGAAGTATATTCCGGAGAAAAAAGAAG TGAAGAGACCATGTTCAGAAGATAACAAGGCAAAATCAACATCTGGAATTGATTCTGGCAAAAAGAA GAGTTTTCAAATGGCTGAAGCTCTACGGATGCAAATGGAGGTTCAGAAACAGCTCCATGAGCAACTAGAG GTGCAAAGGAAATTACAACTGCGCATAGAGGAGCATGCAAGATATTTGCAGCGGATACTAGAACAACAGAAGGCCAGAAAATCTCTGGTACCGAAACCAGAGGAGAAAACAGAGGCCAGCACCACTTCAGCTCCGTCGCTGAAGTGTAAAATTTCCGACACCGAAATAGAACAGAACTTGCAAATGGATAGCAGAAGGCCAGAGCTACAACTTGATCTTGAAAGTGAACCGTAA
- the LOC123132173 gene encoding protein PHOSPHATE STARVATION RESPONSE 3 isoform X1, protein MSTQSVLPVKDIIAPDSMAHTCNVPQPSAHQMFNAKSEIYSSADGISRVSYADLSDPNSSSSSTFCASMYSASPTNSKLCWQISGLPFLPHPPKCEQQQFSAAQSSISALLFAADHSDGGQGHDEHSHDLKDFLNLSGNASDSSFRGGGSSMDFSEQLEFQLLSEQLGIAITDNEESPRLDDIYGIAPQCSPSLLSPSSDHEDLRSGGSPVKVQLSSSPSSSGATTCSKTRMRWTLELHERFVEALKKLGGLESRVITLLNFWANFFLKIEPTFRCFVPCTYLAEATPKGVLKLMKVEGLTIFHVKSHLQNYRHVKYIPEKKEVKRPCSEDNKAKSTSGIDSGKKKSFQMAEALRMQMEVQKQLHEQLEVQRKLQLRIEEHARYLQRILEQQKARKSLVPKPEEKTEASTTSAPSLKCKISDTEIEQNLQMDSRRPELQLDLESEP, encoded by the exons ATGAGCACACAGAGTGTACTTCCTGTGAAAGATATCATTGCTCCTGACAGCATGGCTCACACCTGCAATGTTCCACAACCTTCAGCCCATCAAATGTTCAATGCTAAATCTGAAATTTACAGTTCGGCAGATGGTATTTCCCGCGTCTCATATGCTGACCTATCAGACCCGAATTCATCGAGCTCTTCCACATTCTGTGCAAGCATGTACTCGGCGTCACCGACGAACTCCAAATTATGCTGGCAAATCAGCGGTTTGCCTTTCCTGCCTCATCCTCCTAAATGTGAGCAGCAGCAGTTTTCAGCTGCGCAGTCATCGATCTCTGCTCTGTTGTTTGCTGCTGATCACAGCGATGGTGGTCAAGGTCATGATGAACATTCACATGATCTCAAGGACTTCCTTAACCTCTCCGGCAATGCTTCTGACAGTAGCTTCCGTGGAGGAGGCAGTTCCATGGATTTCAGTGAGCAGCTGGAGTTTCAGTTATTGTCTGAACAACTTGGGATTGCCATCACCGACAACGAGGAGAGCCCTCGGTTAGAT GACATATATGGCATAGCGCCGCAATGCTCACCTAGTCTACTATCCCCTTCCTCTGACCATGAGGATCTGCGCAGTGGGGGTTCTCCGGTTAAAGTCCAGTTGAGTTCATCACCTTCTTCATCTGGAGCAACAACATGTAGCAAAACGAGAATGAGATGGACACTTGAGCTCCATGAGCGTTTTGTGGAGGCTCTGAAAAAGCTCGGAGGACTGGAAAGTAGGGTGATCACTCTGTTAAATTTTTGGGCTAATTTTTTCTTGAAAATAGAACCAACGTTTAGATGTTTTGTTCCATGTACATATCTTGCAGAGGCAACTCCCAAGGGTGTGCTGAAGCTTATGAAGGTAGAAGGCTTGACGATCTTTCACGTAAAGAGCCATTTGCAG AACTATCGACATGTGAAGTATATTCCGGAGAAAAAAGAAG TGAAGAGACCATGTTCAGAAGATAACAAGGCAAAATCAACATCTGGAATTGATTCTGGCAAAAAGAA GAGTTTTCAAATGGCTGAAGCTCTACGGATGCAAATGGAGGTTCAGAAACAGCTCCATGAGCAACTAGAG GTGCAAAGGAAATTACAACTGCGCATAGAGGAGCATGCAAGATATTTGCAGCGGATACTAGAACAACAGAAGGCCAGAAAATCTCTGGTACCGAAACCAGAGGAGAAAACAGAGGCCAGCACCACTTCAGCTCCGTCGCTGAAGTGTAAAATTTCCGACACCGAAATAGAACAGAACTTGCAAATGGATAGCAGAAGGCCAGAGCTACAACTTGATCTTGAAAGTGAACCGTAA